One Acetobacterium sp. KB-1 DNA segment encodes these proteins:
- a CDS encoding type II toxin-antitoxin system Phd/YefM family antitoxin — MTTINATNLRKNLFEYLNAAVEYNDVINVNTKNGNAIILSEEDYNSMQETLYLLSVPGMKGRLDEGIKLTVEDCEDFEW; from the coding sequence ATGACAACGATCAACGCTACAAATTTACGTAAGAATTTGTTTGAGTATTTAAATGCGGCTGTTGAGTATAATGATGTGATCAACGTCAATACGAAAAACGGGAATGCTATTATTCTGAGCGAAGAAGACTATAACAGTATGCAGGAAACACTCTATTTGCTTAGTGTTCCGGGCATGAAAGGGCGTTTGGATGAAGGGATTAAGTTGACAGTCGAGGATTGTGAGGATTTTGAGTGGTAG